The proteins below are encoded in one region of Populus alba chromosome 2, ASM523922v2, whole genome shotgun sequence:
- the LOC118042137 gene encoding uncharacterized protein isoform X1 has protein sequence MIELSSTVPSQIRFLLHSLNEANVDSVFHDLCQFMEYELEGSILTLQTCLDYLKTDLKNMHLEPVLASVFKFVLDKPNFATVFCQSLKSTEITEDFLETLSNLLKLSVAEKIGTGLALSESENADTRMFAKKFCLAKIEELCANPVPMNSVEQIQNIVMFLQRSEGLSKHVDSFMQMLSLMQSKDVVPFVLTPLISDEWREANFLRNMDLFHGSTDTEFDAILAEMEEEMSLGDIVKELGYGCTFDVLHCKEILSPFLPLTEVTISKILGTIARNLTGLEDNQSTFSTFGLALGCNITTDLPQLSSWDIDVLVKTIKQLAPGTNWIQVIENLDHEGFYIPNEEAFSFLMSIYRQTCQDPFPLHAIYGSLWKNTEGQLSFLKHAVLAPPEVFTFAHSGRQLNYIDSLHGHKLQVGHSNHAWVCLDLLDMLCQLAERGHASSVRSMLEYPLKHCPELLLLGMSHINTAYSLLQYEVSFMVFPLIIKSAAGSGMMLYLWHLNPNLVLRGFVDAHNVEPNIMTEILDACQELKILSSVLDTIPFPSGIRLAALASRKELIDLEKWLGNNLITYKDSFFEECLKFLKEIQPGGSQDFSAKPIHPQSTIVNLYSETSSSFLKVLKAHTSLVISTQLSEEMERLHVTVMDSNPRLQNGSSADSSTPDGFSDDVEAEANSYFHQMFSGHLTIDSMVQMLARFKESSVKREQLIFECMIGNLFEEYRFFPKYPERQLKIAALLFGSVIKHQLVTHLTLGIALRGVLDALRKPPDSKMFVFGTKALEKFVDRLIEWPQYCNHILQISHLRGTHAELVAFIERALARISSGHLESDGINNASAAHHHGLSQAASVNGESNSINIQQAGQQLSSTLHLQQRHESSLDDRLKASAAPFNETKQFASVAPFNESKQFLSSSVQSSVAPSSDVSSIQKGTVTSSALLSSPGFVRPSRVTSTRFGSALNIETLMAAAERRETPIEAPGSEIHDKVSFMINNISVANVEAKAKEFTELLKEQYYPWFAQYMVMKRASIEPNFHDLYLKFLDKVNSKALNKEIVQASYENCKVLLGSELIKSSSEERSLLKNLGSWLGKLTIGRNQVLRAREIDPKSLIMEAYEKGLMIAVIPFTSKVLEPCQNSLAYQPPNPWTMGILGLLAEIYSMPNLKMNLKFDIEVLFKNLGVDMKDIAPTSLLKDRKREIEGNPDFSNKDVGASQPQMLPEVKSGIISPLNHVELPLEVAGPPNSGVHTHMLSQYTSPVHLSSGTLMEDEKLAALGLSDQLPSAQGLFQATPSQSTFPASQLPTAIPNIGTHVIINQKLNSWGLNVHFQRLVPAVMDRAIKDIVSGIVQRSVSIATQTTKELVLKDYAMESDETRIYNAAHLMVASLAGSLAHVTCKEPLRSSISSQLRNSVQGFSLTSEILEHAVQLVTNDNLDLGCAVIEQAATDKAIQTIDTEIAQQLQRRKHRDGVGPAFFDANMYTQSSMGVVPEALRPKPGHLTVSQQRVYEDFVRLPWQNQSSQSSNVIPTGSASSGATGPASAYGSVSLDVASEAIESNSAALLSAASIHSATADGVIQQSFENNSTSASISATTSSELISVESSDVVKEAGVSSQPSSSSVASERVGSSIADASLNTRDALDKYQIIAQKLETLVTSDSREAEIQGLVAEVPEIISRCVSRDEAALAVAQKVFKGLYENASNSFHVNACLAILAAIRDVCKLVVKELTSWVIYSDEERKFNKDITLGLMRSELLNLAEYNVHMAKLIDGGRNKAATDFAVSLIQALIVEESSVISELHNLVDALAKLAAKPGSSESLQQLIEIARNPGVNAATLTSPALGKEDKTRQSRDKPSNQLIASREDYSNTEPVEPDGFHEQVSILFAEWYRICELPGANDAASAQYILQLHRNGLLKGDEMTDRFFRVLMELSVAHCLSSEVINSSVLQSPHQMQNLSFLVIDIYAKLVIAILKVEQGSSKLFPLSKILSITVKFIQKDSEDKKNSFNARPYFRLFISWLQDLLSPEPVVDGVNFQILTAFAGAFHNLQPLKVPGFSYVWLSLVSHRSFMPRLLIGNAQKGWPYVQRLLVDLFQFLEPYLRNAELAVPVHLLYKGTLRVLLVLLHDFPEFLCDYHFTFCDVIPPSCIQMRNIILSAFPLNMRLPDPSTPNLKIDLLPEIREPPHILSEVDAALKVKQMKADVDEYLKTRQQGSSFLTELKQRLLLSPSEAASAGTRYNVPLINSLVLYAGMQAIQQLQARTSHGQSAGNTVPLAVFLVDAALDIYQMLILDLDTEGRYLFLNAVANQLRYPNNHTHYFSFVLLYLFAESNQEIIQEQITRVLLERLIVNRPHPWGLLITFIELIKNPRYNFWNRSFIRCAPEIEKLFESVARSCGGLKPMDDSMVSGWVSESAH, from the exons ATGATTGAGCTATCTTCAACAGTACCGAGTCAGATTCGGTTCCTCCTTCACTCCTTGAACGAAGCTAACGTCGATTCCGTCTTTCATGACCTCTGCCAG TTTATGGAGTATGAACTTGAAGGAAGTATTTTGACGCTCCAAACATGTTTGGATTATTTGAAGACTGACTTGAAAAACATGCATTTGGAACCTGTACTTGCATCGGTTTTCaagtttgttttggacaaaccCAATTTCGCTACCGTGTTTTGTCAGTCTTTAAAAAGTACGGAGATCACTGAAGATTTCTTAGAGACGCTGTCCAATTTATTGAAGTTATCTGTGGCTGAGAAAATTGGCACCGGTCTCGCGCTCTCTGAATCAGAGAATGCTGATACCAGGATGTTCG CTAAGAAGTTCTGTTTGGCTAAAATTGAGGAATTGTGTGCAAATCCTGTTCCAATGAACTCTGTTGAGCAAATTCAGAATATTGTTATGTTCCTCCAGCGGTCTGAGGGGCTTTCCAAGCATGTCGATAGCTTTATGCAGATGTTGTCGTTAATGCAGTCCAAAGATGTTGTCCCTTTTGTTTTAACTCCGTTGATTTCTGATGAATGGCGTGAGGCCAATTTTTTGAG GAATATGGATCTCTTCCATGGGAGTACAGATACTGAATTTGATGCTATTTTAGCTGAAATGGAGGAGGAGATGAGCCTGGGAGATATTGTGAAAGAGTTAGGCTATGGATGCACATTTGATGTGTTGCACTGCAAAGAAATATTATCCCCTTTTCTACCACTGACAGAAGTTACCATCTCTAAGATACTTGGAACAATTGCCCGCAACCTTACCGGTCTTGAGGACAACCAGAGCACATTTTCAACGTTTGGCTTGGCTCTTGGTTGTAACATTACAACTGATCTTCCACAGTTAAGCTCATGGGACATTGATGTCCTTGTAAAGACTATCAAGCAACTT GCTCCTGGTACTAACTGGATTCAAGTTATTGAAAACCTGGATCATGAAGGATTTTACATACCTAATGAGGAGGCATTCTCCTTTCTGATGTCTATATATAGACAGACATGCCAG GATCCGTTCCCTCTCCATGCCATCTATGGGTCTCTTTGGAAGAATACTGAAGGTCAGCTATCTTTTCTGAAACATGCAGTACTGGCACCACCAGAAGTGTTCACCTTTGCCCATTCTGGAAGGCAGCTG AACTATATTGATTCTTTGCATGGCCATAAGCTTCAAGTTGGGCATTCTAATCATGCGTGGGTGTGCCTTGACCTTTTGGATATGCTTTGTCAATTGGCTGAGAGGGGTCATGCTAGTTCTGTCCGATCAATGCTTGAGTATCCTCTCAAACACTGTCCAGAACTGTTGCTTCTTGGGATGTCACATATCAAT ACTGCCTACAGCCTCCTCCAATATGAAGTGTCTTTTATGGTTTTCCCTCTTATAATCAAAAGTGCTGCTGGTAGTGGTATGATGCTTTACCTCTGGCATCTGAACCCTAATCTTGTGTTGCGGGGATTTGTAGATGCTCACAATGTTGAACCAAACATCATGACTGAGATATTGGATGCTTGCCAAGAGCTAAAG ATTTTGTCATCGGTGTTAGACACGATTCCCTTTCCTTCTGGTATCAGATTAGCAGCCCTCGCTTCAAGAAAAGAGCTTATAGACCTTGAAAAGTGGCTGGgtaataatttaattacataCAAGGATTCATTCTTCGAG GAATGTCTCAAGTTTCTCAAGGAGATTCAGCCTGGTGGATCACAGGATTTTTCTGCCAAACCTATTCATCCTCAAAGTACCATTGTGAATCTTTATTCAGAGACTAGTTCATCCTTCCTGAAG GTCCTTAAAGCCCATACCAGCTTAGTTATATCTACCCAACTTTCTGAGGAAATGGAAAGGTTGCATGTAACAGTTATGGACTCTAATCCAAGGCTGCAGAATGGTAGCTCGGCAGATTCATCTACCCCTGATGGGTTTTCGGATGATGTTGAGGCAGAGGCAAACTCTTATTTCCATCAAATGTTTTCTGGTCATCTGACAATAGATTCCATGGTTCAAATGCTTGCTCGATTCAAGGAATCTTCTGTGAAAAG GGAACAATTGATTTTTGAGTGCATGATTGGCAATCTATTTGAAGAATATAGATTCTTCCCAAAATATCCAGAAAGGCAACTAAAAATTGCTGCTCTTCTTTTTG GTTCTGTTATCAAGCACCAGCTTGTTACTCATCTCACTCTTGGGATTGCCTTGCGTGGTGTTTTAGATGCGCTTCGGAAACCTCCAGATTCCAAA ATGTTTGTGTTTGGGACCAAGGCTTTGGAGAAGTTCGTGGATCGTTTGATTGAATGGCCACAGTATTGCAATCACATCTTACAAATATCGCATCTGCGTGGCACTCATGCTGAGCTTGTTGCTTTCATTGAACGAGCACTTGCCAGGATTTCGTCAGGGCATTTGGAATCAGATGGAATTAACAATGCTTCTGCTGCTCATCACCATGGCTTGTCTCAGGCTGCCTCAGTAAATGGAGAG TCAAATAGCATTAACATTCAACAGGCTGGGCAGCAGCTTTCCTCTACACTCCATCTTCAACAGAGACATGAAAGTTCTCTTGATGACCGTTTGAAAGCATCTGCTGCTCCATTTAATGAGACTAAACAATTTGCATCTGTGGCTCCATTTAATGAGAGTAAACAATTTCTATCTTCCAGTGTGCAATCTTCAGTTGCCCCTTCAAGTGATGTTTCTAGCATTCAGAAG GGTACAGTTACTTCTTCGGCTTTGTTGTCTTCTCCTGGTTTTGTACGTCCTTCCCGAGTTACCTCCACCA GGTTTGGCTCTGCATTGAACATCGAAACACTTATGGCTGCTGCTGAGAGAAGAGAAACACCAATAGAG GCTCCAGGATCAGAGATTCATGACAAAGTATCATTCATGATTAATAATATTTCAGTTGCAAATGTTGAagctaaagcaaaagaattTACTGAATTACTAAAGGAGCAGTACTATCCCTGGTTTGCACAGTACATGGTCATGAAAAG AGCAAGCATTGAGCCCAATTTTCATGATTTGTACTTGAAGTTCCTTGATAAAGTTAATTCAAAGGCTTTAAATAAGGAGATTGTCCAAGCCTCGTATGAAAACTGCAAG GTTCTTTTGGGATCAGAGCTTATAAAATCTAGTTCAGAAGAGCGTTCATTGCTTAAAAATTTGGGAAGCTGGCTTGGGAAATTAACTATTGGAAGGAACCAAGTTCTGAGGGCACGTGAGATAGATCCCAAGTCTTTGATCATGGAG GCATATGAGAAGGGATTGATGATTGCAGTTATACCATTTACATCCAAG GTTCTAGAGCCTTGCCAAAACAGTCTAGCATACCAACCCCCTAATCCTTGGACTATGGGCATTCTTGGATTGCTGGCTGAGATCTACTCAATGCCGAACTTGAAAATGAACCTCAAATTTGACATAGAG GTCTTGTTCAAGAACCTTGGTGTTGATATGAAGGACATAGCACCAACTTCTCTTCTTAAGGACCGGAAAAGGGAAATCGAAGGGAATCCTGATTTTTCCAATAAAGATGTAGGAGCATCCCAACCACAGATGCTTCCAGAAGTTAAATCTGGAATTATATCTCCCCTAAATCATGTTGAGCTACCACTTGAGGTTGCAGGCCCACCTAATTCTGGCGTTCATACTCATATGCTATCTCAG TACACCTCTCCTGTCCATCTTTCTTCTGGTACATTGATGGAGGATGAAAAACTAGCTGCATTAGGCTTGTCTGATCAGCTCCCTTCTGCACAAGGActattccaagctactccatcCCAGTCAACCTTTCCGGCTAGTCAG CTTCCCACAGCAATACCTAACATTGGAACTCATGTTATTATCAATCAGAAGTTAAATTCTTGGGGCTTAAATGTGCATTTTCAAAG ACTGGTTCCTGCTGTAATGGACAGAGCCATCAAAGATATTGTGTCTGGTATTGTTCAGAGAAGTGTTTCTATTGCAACACAGACAACAAAAGAGCTTGTTTTGAAG GATTATGCCATGGAATCCGATGAAACACGAATATATAATGCAGCGCACTTAATGGTTGCCAGTTTGGCTGGAAGCTTAGCTCATGTCACATGCAAG GAGCCATTACGTAGTTCAATATCAAGTCAGCTAAGGAATTCAGTTCAGGGTTTCTCCTTAACAAGTGAAATTCTGGAGCATGCTGTGCAACTTGTTACTAATGATAACCTTGATCTTGGGTGTGCAGTGATTGAACAAGCTGCTACTGATAAG GCCATACAAACCATTGACACGGAAATAGCTCAACAACTTCAAAGAAGGAAGCATAGAGATGGTGTTGGTCCAGCATTTTTTGATGCAAACATGTACACCCAAAGTTCTATGGGTGTTGTACCTGAGGCCCTTCGCCCGAAGCCTGGTCACTTGACTGTCTCTCAACAGCGAGTTTATGAG GATTTTGTTCGGCTTCCATGGCAAAACCAATCTAGCCAGAGCTCAAATGTCATTCCTACGGGTTCTGCTTCTTCTGGTGCTACTGGTCCTGCTAGTGCATACGGTTCAGTTTCATTGGATGTGGCTTCAGAAGCTATTGAATCTAATTCAGCTGCACTTCTTAG TGCTGCTTCAATTCATAGTGCGACGGCTGATGGTGTTATCCAACAAAGTTTTGAAAACAATTCCACCAGTGCTTCAATTTCAGCTACCACTTCCTCTGAACTTATTTCAGTGGAATCCTCAGATGTTGTAAAG GAAGCGGGAGTTTCTTCTcaaccatcatcttcttcagtTGCTTCTGAGCGTGTTGGGAGTAGCATTGCAGATGCTTCATTGAACACTAGGGATGCGTTGGACAAGTACCAGATTATTGCGCAGAAG TTGGAGACTTTGGTGACTAGTGATTCTAGAGAAGCTGAAATCCAG GGGTTAGTTGCAGAGGTTCCTGAAATCATAAGTAGATGTGTCAGTCGAGATGAGGCTGCCTTGGCTGTAGCACAAAAG GTTTTCAAGGGTTTATATGAGAATGCATCAAACAGTTTTCACGTTAATGCCTGCCTTGCTATTCTGGCTGCTATTCGTGATGTGTGCAAGCTTGTGGTTAAAGAACTCACTAGCTGG GTGATTTACTCAGACGAGGAGCGAAAGTTCAATAAAGATATTACCCTTGGCCTTATGCGTAGTGAATTGCTCAACCTTGCAGAGTACAATGTTCATATGGCGAAACTCATTGATGGGGGAAGGAATA AGGCTGCAACGGACTTCGCTGTTTCCCTCATCCAAGCTTTGATTGTTGAAGAATCCAGTGTCATCTCTGAACTCCACAATCTTGTCGATGCTCTGGCCAAG CTAGCCGCAAAACCTGGATCTTCCGAGTCATTACAACAGCTTATTGAGATTGCTAGGAATCCTGGTGTCAATGCAGCTACTCTAACTAGTCCAGCTCTTGGAAAGGAGGACAAGACAAGACAGTCTAGAGACAAA cCTTCCAATCAGTTGATAGCTAGCAGGGAAGATTATAGCAACACTGAACCTGTGGAACCGGATGGTTTTCATGAGCAG GTTTCCATTCTTTTTGCGGAATGGTATCGGATATGTGAACTTCCTGGTGCAAATGATGCAGCTTCTGCCCAGTACATCTTGCAGCTGCATCGAAATGGATTGCTGAAGGGGGACGAGATGACAGATCGCTTTTTTCGCGTACTCATG GAGCTCTCTGTTGCACACTGCTTGTCCTCTGAGGTGATCAATTCCAGTGTACTGCAATCACCTCATCAAATGCAGAATCTCTCCTTCCTTGTTATTGATATCTATGCAAAATTGGTCATTGCAATCCTAAAG GTGGAGCAGGGATCAAGTAAACTCTTTCCTTTGTCAAAG ATCTTGTCCATCACTGTGAAATTCATACAAAAGGATTCAGAGGACaagaaaaattcttttaatGCAAGACCATATTTCAGATTGTTTATAAGTTGGCTTCAAGATCTCCTTTCCCCAGAGCCTGTTGTCGATGGTGTAAACTTTCAG ATCTTGACAGCCTTTGCTGGTGCATTCCACAATCTGCAGCCCCTTAAAGTTCCTGGTTTCAG CTATGTATGGCTCTCATTGGTGAGTCATAGGAGTTTCATGCCAAGATTGCTCATAGGAAATGCACAGAAGGGCTGGCCCTATGTTCAGCGGTTGCTGGTAGACTTGTTTCAGTTCCTGGAGCCCTATTTGAGGAATGCTGAGCTGGCAGTGCCA GTTCACTTGCTATATAAAGGTACACTTAGGGTGCTTTTGGTGCTGCTACATGATTTCCCTGAGTTCCTTTGTGATTACCATTTCACTTTCTGTGATGTGATTCCTCCAAGCTGCATACAAATGCGTAATATTATTCTTAGTGCTTTCCCCCTCAATATGAGGCTTCCAGATCCATCGACTCCCAACTTAAAG ATTGATTTGCTTCCGGAAATTAGGGAACCTCCTCACATTCTCTCCGAGGTTGATGCAGCTCTTAAAGTAAAGCAGATGAAAGCTGATGTAGATGAGTATCTCAAG ACTAGGCAACAGGGTTCTTCATTCCTGACTGAATTGAAGCAGAGATTGCTCCTTTCACCTAGTGAAGCTGCATCTGCCGGAACCCGTTATAATGTACCGTTGATCAACTCCCTTGTCCTTTATGCTGGAATGCAG GCCATCCAGCAGCTGCAGGCAAGAACATCTCATGGACAATCGGCAGGAAATACTGTTCCTTTAGCTGTATTTTTGGTGGATGCTGCTTTAGATATCTACCAGATGCTTATACTGGACCTAGACACAGAAGGCCGATACCTCTTTCTAAATGCTGTTGCTAATCAACTGCGCTATCCAAATAACCACACACATTACTTCTCCTTTGTTTTGCTTTACTTATTTGCTGAATCAAACCAG GAAATTATCCAAGAGCAGATTACAAGAGTTCTTTTGGAACGTCTAATTGTTAATCGACCGCATCCGTGGGGCCTTCTGATTACTTTCATCGAGCTCATCAAG AACCCTAGATACAACTTTTGGAATCGATCATTCATAAGGTGCGCACCGGAGATAGAGAAACTATTTGAGTCAGTTGCTAGATCATGCGGGGGCTTGAAGCCCATGGATGACAGCATGGTCTCTGGTTGGGTTTCTGAGAGCGCACATTGA